One Verrucomicrobiales bacterium DNA window includes the following coding sequences:
- a CDS encoding VCBS repeat-containing protein — protein MTRRSDLPCFLSPGFLAGCWLWGILNSIVSLVPTAEGAVSELWKLERDYRMLSLSVPAEGREGFVQVMPETSGITFSNQLAETRALTNQIFLNGSGVAAGDVDGDGRCDLYWCGLDGPNALYRNLGGWRFEEVTDKAGVACADQASTGAAFADVDGDGDLDLLVNGIARGTRLFLNDGVGHFREATAESGLQSNRGSTSLALADVNGDGRLDVYVVNYRSDTMRDMPEIQFDVRRTNGLFQLLAVNRKPATDPDLVGRFTFDQASGVLENGEADQLFLNEGGGRFRAVSWTDGLFLDESGDRASIPYDWGLSAMFHDLNGDGWPDLYVCNDFQSPDRVWINDGQGRFRALAREAIRQTSLFSMGVDVADLDRDGRDDLFVADMLSPDHVRRQVQVMDAMAFGQVRASQGDRPQSPRNTVLWNRGNGTYAEVAHLCGLEASDWSWCPLFLDVDLDGFEDLLLTTGHGRDAQHADVAKEIDDLKKQRPMSFLEELQLRRRFPVLDTPNVAFRNRGDLRFEPHGTAWGFDSRQLSHGMAAADLDGDGDLDVVVNCLGSSPLIYRNDTTRPRVAIRLRGTHGNTHGIGARIQASVPGLPVQSQEMRGGGRYMSSDDLIRTFAAGSASNRVALEVRWPGGRITQLTNLPVNCLYEIREPSGASADTLGGRAVAKVQPGLFEDLSSSLKHLHVDEPTDDYAIQSLLPRRLSDLGPGVAWFDFNGDGWEDLLVGGGKGGRLGVFRNDGKGQFIRQRAKPLEAPLDRDLNVVLGWQPNETNRALLLGLANEAVGSGPRSGLREFSVVTGEFRDDAWRSEQSTGPMALADVDGDGDLDLFIGSRCIPGQYPAPATSGMLLNHDGQWRVDSVRSHFLDRIGLVSGALFSDLDTNGRPDLVIACDWGSIRLLASTGSGWKHLDPELVWRQVPSPIPPPRRLSAFTGWWTSLAAGDFDADGRPDLVMGNWGRNHFRNRFSAHPTTLSYGDSSGNGTFALLESHVDDGLGRSVPALDLGSLRREFPSLQESFPTFAAMSRAGLAEVLSAGLPELASVSAASFDSVVLLNRGDSFEVRPLPVLAQVSPVFGIGVGDFDGDGCQDLLLSQNTFGTRPGESRQDAGAGLWLKGAGDGTFSAVGADRSGLLILGEGRGVASCDFDHDGRLDAVVGQHQGATRLLRNQLALAGLRLQLQGGPGNRQAIGTSVRPIYFNGEQGPLQEVRLGNGSGSQDGTTLLLARPTELSAVWIRWPNGRTEEVPVTKGSMNLSRFQPGIRE, from the coding sequence ATGACCCGTCGAAGCGATCTGCCGTGCTTTCTTTCGCCTGGCTTCCTTGCCGGGTGCTGGCTGTGGGGCATTCTGAACAGCATCGTTAGCCTGGTTCCAACTGCTGAGGGCGCGGTTTCCGAGCTGTGGAAACTGGAACGGGATTATAGAATGCTCAGTTTGTCAGTGCCGGCCGAGGGCAGGGAGGGTTTCGTTCAAGTGATGCCGGAAACCTCCGGTATCACGTTCAGCAATCAACTGGCCGAAACGCGCGCTTTGACCAATCAGATTTTCCTCAATGGCTCGGGCGTCGCCGCGGGGGATGTGGATGGGGACGGTCGTTGCGATCTCTACTGGTGCGGCTTGGATGGCCCCAATGCTTTGTACCGGAATCTAGGTGGCTGGCGGTTTGAGGAAGTGACGGACAAGGCGGGCGTCGCTTGCGCCGACCAGGCCTCGACCGGAGCAGCATTCGCCGATGTTGACGGTGACGGTGACCTCGACCTCCTGGTCAATGGTATCGCCCGAGGCACGCGGCTCTTCCTGAACGATGGGGTCGGTCATTTTAGGGAAGCGACGGCGGAATCCGGTTTGCAGAGCAACCGTGGCAGTACATCACTGGCTCTGGCAGACGTCAACGGCGACGGCAGACTTGACGTTTATGTGGTCAACTACCGGAGTGACACGATGCGTGATATGCCCGAGATCCAGTTCGATGTTCGGCGCACGAACGGGCTTTTCCAGTTGTTGGCCGTTAATCGCAAGCCAGCGACTGATCCTGACTTGGTCGGGAGATTCACATTTGACCAAGCGTCCGGTGTGTTGGAGAACGGGGAGGCCGATCAACTTTTCTTGAACGAGGGAGGAGGCCGATTTAGGGCTGTTAGCTGGACTGACGGCCTGTTCCTCGACGAATCGGGTGATCGGGCATCGATCCCTTACGATTGGGGTCTCTCCGCCATGTTTCATGACTTGAACGGCGACGGCTGGCCAGACCTCTATGTGTGCAACGACTTTCAATCCCCGGACCGGGTCTGGATCAACGACGGCCAGGGACGCTTTCGTGCGCTGGCGCGCGAGGCGATTCGACAGACGAGCCTGTTTTCCATGGGGGTGGATGTCGCGGATCTGGATCGTGACGGCAGAGACGATCTGTTCGTGGCGGACATGTTAAGCCCCGACCATGTGAGGAGGCAGGTGCAGGTGATGGACGCCATGGCTTTTGGCCAGGTCCGTGCGAGTCAAGGCGATCGCCCTCAATCCCCGCGCAACACGGTTTTATGGAATCGGGGCAACGGGACCTATGCTGAGGTGGCGCATCTGTGTGGTTTGGAAGCGTCTGATTGGTCCTGGTGTCCACTGTTCCTGGACGTGGATCTGGATGGGTTTGAGGACCTCTTGCTGACGACAGGTCACGGGCGCGATGCGCAGCATGCGGATGTGGCCAAGGAAATCGACGATCTCAAGAAGCAGCGTCCGATGAGTTTTCTTGAGGAGCTTCAATTACGTCGTCGGTTTCCAGTTTTGGACACCCCCAACGTTGCTTTTAGGAACCGCGGCGACCTGCGTTTTGAGCCGCATGGCACTGCTTGGGGGTTTGACTCCCGGCAGCTCAGTCACGGCATGGCGGCGGCTGACTTAGATGGGGATGGAGATCTGGATGTGGTGGTGAACTGCCTGGGATCATCGCCTTTGATCTACCGCAACGACACGACACGTCCCCGTGTTGCCATTCGACTGCGAGGGACTCATGGGAACACCCATGGGATTGGTGCTCGCATTCAGGCTTCTGTTCCCGGGTTGCCTGTGCAAAGCCAGGAGATGAGAGGGGGCGGCCGATACATGAGCAGCGATGATCTAATCCGGACCTTTGCTGCCGGCTCAGCCTCGAATCGTGTGGCACTGGAAGTTCGCTGGCCCGGTGGACGAATCACGCAATTGACTAACTTGCCGGTTAATTGTCTCTATGAGATCCGGGAGCCGAGCGGAGCGAGCGCCGACACTCTCGGTGGGCGGGCTGTTGCGAAAGTCCAGCCAGGCTTGTTCGAGGACCTGAGTTCCAGTCTGAAGCACTTGCACGTCGACGAGCCAACCGACGATTATGCTATCCAGTCACTGTTGCCGCGGCGTTTGTCCGATCTTGGGCCGGGAGTCGCGTGGTTCGACTTTAACGGCGATGGATGGGAAGACCTCCTTGTGGGCGGGGGGAAGGGAGGTCGGTTGGGAGTCTTTCGGAATGATGGTAAGGGGCAGTTTATTCGCCAGCGAGCCAAGCCGCTTGAGGCGCCTTTGGACAGAGACCTGAACGTGGTCCTGGGCTGGCAACCAAATGAGACCAATCGAGCTCTGCTGCTGGGATTGGCTAACGAAGCGGTCGGCTCAGGTCCCCGATCGGGGCTCCGAGAATTTTCGGTAGTAACGGGGGAGTTTCGGGATGATGCCTGGCGTAGCGAGCAAAGCACGGGCCCCATGGCTCTGGCGGACGTGGATGGCGATGGAGATCTCGACCTATTCATCGGTTCCCGGTGCATCCCTGGACAATACCCTGCTCCGGCTACGTCGGGAATGCTGCTGAACCATGATGGACAGTGGCGCGTGGACTCCGTGCGGAGTCACTTCCTCGATCGAATCGGACTGGTGAGCGGGGCCTTGTTTAGTGATCTGGATACGAATGGCCGACCGGATCTGGTGATCGCATGCGACTGGGGTAGCATTCGACTTTTGGCAAGCACGGGCTCAGGTTGGAAGCATCTGGATCCCGAGTTGGTTTGGCGCCAGGTGCCCTCGCCAATTCCTCCGCCGCGGCGGCTTTCGGCATTTACCGGATGGTGGACCTCGCTGGCAGCGGGAGATTTCGATGCGGACGGGAGGCCGGATTTAGTTATGGGAAACTGGGGGAGGAACCATTTTCGGAATCGATTTTCTGCACATCCGACGACCCTGAGCTATGGAGACAGTTCTGGTAACGGAACTTTCGCGCTATTGGAGTCCCATGTTGACGATGGGCTCGGCCGGTCGGTTCCGGCACTGGATCTGGGCTCCTTGCGACGAGAGTTTCCCTCCCTGCAGGAATCTTTTCCAACGTTCGCGGCGATGAGTCGGGCGGGTCTGGCGGAAGTGCTTTCGGCCGGCCTGCCAGAACTTGCCTCCGTCTCGGCTGCCAGCTTTGACTCAGTTGTGCTGCTGAATCGAGGTGACTCGTTTGAGGTTCGGCCTTTGCCTGTTTTGGCACAAGTGTCGCCGGTTTTTGGCATTGGGGTTGGCGACTTTGACGGCGACGGCTGTCAGGACCTGCTCTTGTCGCAAAACACCTTCGGCACGCGCCCAGGCGAATCCCGGCAGGACGCCGGTGCTGGCCTCTGGTTGAAGGGTGCGGGAGATGGCACCTTTAGCGCCGTCGGAGCCGACCGCAGCGGACTCTTGATTTTGGGCGAGGGCCGAGGGGTTGCGAGCTGCGATTTTGATCATGACGGTCGGCTTGATGCGGTCGTGGGACAGCATCAAGGGGCCACTCGATTGCTTCGAAATCAGCTGGCTCTTGCGGGTTTGCGGCTGCAGCTCCAGGGTGGACCAGGGAACCGGCAGGCCATCGGTACCAGCGTGCGTCCGATCTACTTCAATGGCGAGCAAGGACCGCTCCAGGAAGTGCGTCTGGGCAATGGCTCGGGGTCGCAAGATGGTACGACCCTGCTGCTGGCCCGCCCTACCGAGTTGAGCGCGGTATGGATTCGGTGGCCGAACGGTCGGACGGAAGAGGTTCCCGTAACTAAAGGATCGATGAACCTGTCGCGCTTCCAGCCCGGGATTCGGGAGTAG
- the pgl gene encoding 6-phosphogluconolactonase, with amino-acid sequence MNRVDLMQFESDVLLAAKAAEDWLELLASPIHSARPFTVALSGGRITKTFFAHAVQKARARGFSLKGVHFFWADERCVPPDHPESNFAVAQELMLEPLGIPTSNIHRIRGELPPDEAARFATSELKALFPDTEPSPPLDLVFLGMGEDGHVASLFPGDPFEETHETPWFRPVVASKPPPHRITMSYQLIQAAKQVWVLASGKGKQDALASSLISRELPLGKVRASRPSLRIFSDISS; translated from the coding sequence ATGAATCGAGTCGACTTGATGCAGTTTGAGAGCGACGTGCTCCTGGCCGCCAAGGCGGCCGAGGATTGGCTCGAATTGCTGGCCTCTCCCATCCACTCCGCCAGGCCGTTCACAGTTGCACTTTCAGGAGGGAGGATTACCAAGACTTTTTTCGCACACGCCGTGCAAAAGGCGAGAGCTCGTGGGTTCTCTCTCAAAGGAGTCCATTTCTTTTGGGCCGATGAGCGCTGCGTACCCCCGGATCATCCTGAAAGCAATTTCGCGGTGGCGCAGGAACTCATGCTCGAGCCCTTGGGAATCCCCACTTCCAATATCCATCGCATTCGCGGCGAGTTGCCCCCGGACGAGGCGGCCCGGTTTGCCACGTCGGAACTGAAGGCGCTCTTCCCCGACACGGAACCGAGTCCGCCGCTCGATCTCGTTTTCCTGGGGATGGGCGAGGATGGCCACGTGGCTTCGCTCTTTCCCGGAGATCCCTTCGAAGAGACCCACGAAACACCCTGGTTCCGTCCGGTGGTCGCCTCCAAACCACCGCCGCATCGGATCACCATGAGTTATCAGCTGATCCAGGCGGCGAAGCAGGTCTGGGTGCTGGCCTCCGGCAAAGGCAAGCAGGACGCCTTAGCTTCCTCCCTCATCTCCAGGGAGCTGCCGCTCGGCAAAGTACGAGCCTCACGACCCTCACTGCGCATCTTCTCGGATATAAGCAGCTGA
- the zwf gene encoding glucose-6-phosphate dehydrogenase, whose translation MDELDEVLTCRLDLGRKVVEPCSIVIFGASGDLTARKLIPALYHLYVEKRLPSPFRIIGFARREKSDASWREELKLAFQQFSRTKQVDEKVWAEFAANLVYCQGDLAEPAAYAKLSGILSSFPTPELQRNLLFYLSISPSQFAQVVEHLNNAKLLSRHPLNGGWQRVVVEKPFGHDLASAQKLNGDLTQFAQEKQIYRIDHYLGKETVQNILMFRFSNSIFEQLWNRQSVDHVQITVGERLGVGGRGGYYEEAGALRDMLQNHLLQVLALVGMEPPVSLEAEAVRDEKVKLLSSVRRWQPEQIANNVIRGQYTAGLFDGVNCPAYRQEPKVNPASNTETFVAMRLFVDNWRWAGVPFFLRTGKYLPFSASEVRIQFRPTPNVLFAAQCGAKLDANSITLRLQPNEGITLRFNGKVPGNSLQIRPVRMHFSYDTEFGAYTPEAYERLLLEAIAGDATLFIRRDEVETAWGIVDPIRAGWGDKPLTEREFYPAGTWGPRSAEEMLNFHGRTWRNPQPAT comes from the coding sequence ATGGACGAACTGGATGAAGTCTTGACGTGCCGATTGGACCTCGGCCGTAAGGTGGTGGAACCCTGCTCAATTGTCATTTTTGGAGCCAGCGGGGACCTGACTGCCCGTAAGTTGATCCCCGCCTTGTATCATCTGTACGTCGAAAAGCGCCTGCCCAGCCCCTTTAGGATCATTGGTTTTGCGCGACGCGAAAAGTCAGATGCCAGCTGGCGCGAGGAGCTGAAGCTCGCGTTTCAACAGTTCTCCCGAACCAAGCAGGTGGACGAAAAAGTGTGGGCCGAGTTTGCTGCCAACCTCGTCTACTGCCAGGGAGACCTCGCCGAGCCCGCCGCCTATGCCAAGCTTAGCGGCATCCTCAGTTCCTTTCCCACTCCCGAACTCCAACGCAACCTGCTGTTCTATCTTTCCATCTCCCCCAGCCAATTTGCGCAAGTGGTGGAGCATCTCAACAACGCCAAGCTGCTGAGCCGACATCCGCTGAACGGAGGATGGCAACGTGTCGTCGTCGAGAAGCCCTTCGGCCACGATTTAGCATCGGCCCAGAAGCTCAACGGCGACCTGACCCAGTTTGCGCAGGAGAAGCAAATCTACCGCATCGATCACTACCTCGGCAAAGAGACGGTCCAGAACATCCTCATGTTCCGGTTCTCGAACTCGATCTTCGAGCAGCTGTGGAACCGGCAGTCGGTCGATCATGTTCAAATCACGGTCGGTGAAAGGCTCGGCGTCGGGGGGCGAGGAGGCTACTATGAAGAAGCTGGCGCCCTGCGCGACATGCTGCAAAACCATCTGCTGCAGGTACTCGCCTTAGTCGGTATGGAGCCGCCGGTTTCTCTGGAAGCGGAAGCCGTCCGCGACGAGAAGGTAAAACTGTTGAGCTCGGTGCGACGCTGGCAGCCGGAGCAAATCGCCAACAATGTCATCCGCGGCCAATACACCGCAGGGCTTTTCGATGGGGTCAATTGTCCGGCTTACCGTCAGGAACCGAAGGTCAATCCAGCGTCCAACACGGAAACCTTCGTAGCCATGCGGCTGTTCGTCGACAACTGGCGCTGGGCAGGAGTTCCTTTCTTCCTTCGCACCGGCAAATACCTGCCGTTCAGCGCCAGCGAAGTGCGGATTCAATTCCGGCCTACTCCCAATGTGCTCTTCGCCGCCCAGTGTGGCGCCAAGCTCGACGCCAACTCGATCACCCTGCGGTTGCAGCCAAACGAAGGCATCACCCTCCGATTCAATGGCAAGGTCCCCGGCAACTCCTTGCAGATTCGTCCAGTCCGCATGCATTTTAGCTACGATACCGAGTTCGGGGCCTACACGCCGGAGGCGTATGAGCGGCTGCTGCTCGAGGCGATCGCCGGCGATGCCACCCTCTTCATTCGCCGCGACGAAGTCGAAACCGCGTGGGGCATCGTGGATCCCATCCGGGCGGGCTGGGGGGACAAGCCACTTACCGAACGGGAATTCTATCCTGCCGGAACCTGGGGTCCGCGCAGCGCCGAGGAAATGTTAAACTTTCACGGCCGCACTTGGCGCAACCCGCAGCCGGCGACCTAA
- a CDS encoding ABC transporter permease, with protein sequence MRGLLTKELRMLVPFLGLYLFLTAVSVWVAPSDPVFPDLPQPDLHKFFTEFLTNLVGNQCFFGLLIGAGLLVNEEENGTLGFLDGLPVRRTTVFAAKWIAGFLVLTAMLVMDWGLGVGSLGLSWESTRPPFPWGDLLKVWLLAQGISFLCLGVALWLSLLRRWLLIGVGILGLFLVWLELDQFRWMAWLSPFSLMSLSVVQNGVQIPAEPLLSQIGIGAVAALVALGGFHRMGTTTTNTWAAWVNRSHPRAQLLRLASWVLGIAIFGSMIWGVGKLAERDGSSGEMENPLASEKAFRSLSNQNYRFLFWDSDRTSTVDLLQHADAAYGDVAALLGAPPRRDLILVDLGSRTRPEVLGHAHWKKIHVDRASLGTPMARTVLIHETAHVLLEELSQGRASEQFRFTRFFHEGLATYVENKFASSPRPREESDVAAAAAHRWRPMEFEALADDHKLIAERDAKLVYPMGAVWCEALVECYGEGGLGEVARAMSKVHAAPKDARTFWSEVLGRAGQDLERVNAAFAKRLGIIASSNAPVLTSLPRLRARASLRGDVVWVQVSFEGNSPGRLSLEARVNPDQGLIGVDSVLLSDGEGFRLDRARYAGEAVWVAPGWMVTLPDGASFEVFEPWGQIPVER encoded by the coding sequence ATGAGAGGCCTGCTCACCAAGGAACTGCGGATGTTGGTTCCCTTCCTGGGGCTGTATCTGTTTTTGACGGCGGTGTCCGTGTGGGTCGCCCCCAGCGATCCGGTCTTCCCCGATCTCCCGCAGCCGGATCTGCACAAGTTTTTCACCGAATTTCTGACGAATCTGGTGGGCAATCAGTGCTTCTTTGGCCTGTTGATCGGGGCAGGGTTGTTGGTGAACGAGGAGGAGAACGGCACGCTGGGGTTCCTCGACGGACTCCCGGTTCGCCGGACGACGGTGTTCGCAGCGAAGTGGATTGCAGGCTTCCTGGTGCTCACCGCAATGCTCGTCATGGATTGGGGGCTGGGGGTGGGATCGCTCGGGTTGTCCTGGGAATCCACGCGTCCTCCGTTTCCTTGGGGCGATCTGCTGAAGGTGTGGTTGCTGGCTCAGGGCATATCGTTCCTGTGCCTGGGAGTGGCTTTGTGGCTTTCCCTTCTCCGCCGTTGGCTTCTGATCGGAGTGGGGATCCTGGGGTTGTTCCTCGTGTGGCTCGAGTTGGATCAGTTTCGCTGGATGGCCTGGCTCAGCCCGTTCTCCCTGATGTCACTCAGCGTGGTTCAGAACGGTGTGCAAATTCCCGCGGAACCCCTCCTGAGCCAGATTGGGATTGGGGCCGTGGCGGCGCTCGTAGCTCTGGGGGGCTTCCACCGGATGGGAACGACGACCACGAATACTTGGGCGGCGTGGGTAAACCGTTCCCATCCGCGGGCACAGCTTTTGAGGCTGGCATCCTGGGTTCTGGGAATCGCAATCTTCGGCTCTATGATCTGGGGAGTGGGGAAGCTGGCGGAACGCGACGGTTCGAGCGGTGAAATGGAAAACCCTCTAGCGAGCGAAAAGGCGTTTCGTAGCCTGTCCAACCAGAACTACCGGTTTTTGTTCTGGGACTCGGACCGAACCAGCACCGTGGACTTGCTTCAGCACGCGGATGCGGCCTACGGGGATGTCGCAGCATTGCTAGGGGCACCCCCGCGACGGGATCTGATCCTGGTGGATCTCGGTTCCCGGACCCGTCCGGAGGTGTTGGGCCACGCGCATTGGAAGAAGATTCATGTGGACCGGGCCTCGTTGGGGACGCCCATGGCCAGAACTGTGCTGATCCACGAGACGGCGCATGTCCTCCTCGAGGAGCTGAGCCAAGGTCGAGCCAGTGAACAGTTTCGTTTCACCCGATTCTTTCACGAGGGGCTGGCCACTTACGTGGAAAACAAATTCGCTTCCTCCCCCCGGCCGCGGGAGGAGTCGGACGTGGCCGCCGCGGCTGCCCACCGCTGGCGACCGATGGAGTTCGAGGCGTTAGCGGATGATCACAAGCTAATCGCGGAGCGCGACGCGAAGCTGGTTTATCCGATGGGGGCAGTTTGGTGCGAGGCCCTGGTCGAATGCTACGGGGAAGGTGGGCTCGGTGAGGTGGCGCGGGCGATGAGCAAGGTTCATGCAGCACCGAAGGACGCCCGGACCTTTTGGAGTGAGGTCCTGGGCCGTGCCGGACAGGATTTAGAGCGGGTGAACGCCGCGTTCGCAAAGAGATTGGGTATCATCGCGTCCTCCAATGCCCCGGTCCTGACTTCCTTGCCACGACTGCGTGCCCGCGCGAGCTTGCGGGGCGATGTGGTGTGGGTCCAGGTGAGCTTCGAGGGGAACTCCCCAGGCCGACTCTCCTTGGAAGCTCGAGTGAATCCGGACCAAGGCCTCATCGGCGTGGATTCGGTCCTTTTGTCCGATGGCGAAGGGTTTCGTTTGGACCGGGCTAGATACGCCGGCGAAGCGGTCTGGGTAGCCCCCGGCTGGATGGTAACTCTCCCCGATGGGGCGAGTTTCGAAGTCTTCGAGCCGTGGGGTCAGATCCCGGTCGAAAGATAG
- a CDS encoding ABC transporter ATP-binding protein: MKSTSASQVDTVGRDSTESDVSAQPILEAVGLRKAFGGTMAVDGTNLTVYPGEIYGFLGTNGAGKTTTIRLLMGILKLDAGSLRLFGEATQRTSLEQKQRIGYVSQEPAFYPWMTCRYLGRFVGGLYPSWDSTEFERLLDLFELPRDRRAEQLSGGMKAKLALALALAPRPDLLVLDEPTAGLDPLARREFMDTIVTEARTHRRTTFFSSHLIDEVERCADRIGIIQAGRMRWEGPLGVLRREVRRIAVKVGSSAELPPTFAVWKEESVEGQRVLMVRALLTDWDSLPDGCSLHPTQPSLEDIFIACVSGRRGAA, translated from the coding sequence ATGAAGAGCACTTCGGCCAGCCAGGTTGACACAGTCGGAAGAGACAGCACCGAGTCGGATGTTTCGGCGCAGCCGATTCTCGAGGCAGTCGGTTTGAGGAAAGCTTTTGGCGGCACGATGGCGGTGGACGGCACGAATCTGACGGTGTATCCGGGAGAGATCTATGGGTTCCTGGGGACGAACGGAGCGGGCAAGACGACCACCATCCGTCTCCTAATGGGCATCCTGAAGCTCGATGCCGGTTCACTGCGGCTGTTCGGTGAGGCGACGCAGCGAACCTCTCTCGAACAGAAGCAACGGATTGGATATGTTTCACAAGAACCCGCGTTTTACCCCTGGATGACCTGCCGCTACTTGGGGCGGTTTGTCGGCGGACTGTATCCCTCGTGGGACAGCACGGAGTTCGAACGCCTCCTCGATCTCTTCGAACTTCCGCGCGATCGCCGGGCGGAACAGCTTTCGGGAGGGATGAAGGCCAAGCTGGCGTTGGCCTTGGCCCTGGCACCGCGTCCGGATCTGCTCGTACTGGATGAGCCCACAGCCGGATTGGATCCATTGGCGCGTCGGGAATTCATGGATACGATTGTCACGGAGGCTCGCACTCATCGAAGGACCACGTTCTTCTCCTCCCACCTGATCGATGAGGTGGAGCGATGTGCTGATCGGATTGGGATCATCCAAGCGGGGCGGATGCGCTGGGAGGGCCCGCTCGGGGTGTTGCGTCGTGAAGTCAGGCGGATCGCCGTAAAGGTTGGCTCCTCGGCTGAGCTGCCACCCACTTTTGCCGTGTGGAAGGAGGAGAGCGTGGAAGGGCAGCGAGTGTTGATGGTGCGGGCATTGCTGACAGACTGGGACAGCCTGCCGGACGGTTGCTCCCTCCATCCGACGCAGCCGAGTCTCGAGGATATTTTCATTGCCTGTGTGAGCGGGCGGAGAGGGGCGGCATGA
- a CDS encoding response regulator, with translation MEKKRILVIDDETSFTRMVRLNLEKTGRFEVREENSAPQALTTARDFQPDLILLDVLMPSMDGGDVAAQIKRNRQLKGVPIVFLTATVSAQEAGKGGLNSGGEIFLGKPISAEQLIQVIDEQLPKDPPPTDEQASVLPA, from the coding sequence ATGGAAAAGAAACGTATCCTGGTGATCGACGACGAAACCTCTTTCACGCGGATGGTCCGTCTGAATCTGGAAAAGACCGGCCGCTTCGAGGTTCGCGAGGAGAACTCAGCTCCCCAGGCGCTCACGACGGCCCGGGACTTTCAACCCGACCTGATCCTGCTGGACGTGCTCATGCCCAGCATGGATGGAGGGGATGTTGCCGCACAAATAAAACGCAATCGACAGCTTAAAGGTGTGCCGATCGTGTTCCTGACCGCGACTGTCTCGGCGCAGGAGGCTGGCAAAGGCGGGCTCAATAGCGGAGGCGAGATTTTTCTGGGAAAACCGATCAGCGCTGAGCAACTCATCCAGGTTATTGATGAACAGCTGCCCAAAGATCCGCCGCCGACCGACGAGCAAGCTTCAGTCTTACCAGCTTAG